Proteins from a single region of Apium graveolens cultivar Ventura chromosome 7, ASM990537v1, whole genome shotgun sequence:
- the LOC141670771 gene encoding uncharacterized protein LOC141670771 isoform X1: protein MASAYSHPKFLSRLCFLLPSGISEVSGVNQVLDFAVSQYQNLIRLSSVPTYTTLLARTLLFSNGVSTFAASQQKCFQPRDSRGMTTFTRVFICNLILTGGWLST from the exons ATGGCTTCAGCCTACTCCCACCCCAAGTTCCTCAGTCGGCTATGTTTCCTCTTGCCCTCAGGTATAAGTGAAG TGAGTGGAGTTAATCAG GTACTGGACTTTGCTGTTTCCCAGTACCAGAATTTGATTCGCCTATCTTCTGTGCCAACTTATACAACGTTGCTAGCACGAACATTGTTGTTTT CAAATGGAGTTTCAACTTTTGCAGCAAGTCAGCAGAAATGCTTTCAGCCACGTGATTCTCGTGGTATGACAACCTTTACTCGAGTTTTCATATGTAATCTGATTTTGACTGGTGGATGGCTTTCTACGTGA
- the LOC141670771 gene encoding uncharacterized protein LOC141670771 isoform X3 — protein MASAYSHPKFLSRLCFLLPSGISEVSGVNQVLDFAVSQYQNLIRLSSVPTYTTLLARTLLFSNGVSTFAASQQKCFQPRDSRGEILL, from the exons ATGGCTTCAGCCTACTCCCACCCCAAGTTCCTCAGTCGGCTATGTTTCCTCTTGCCCTCAGGTATAAGTGAAG TGAGTGGAGTTAATCAG GTACTGGACTTTGCTGTTTCCCAGTACCAGAATTTGATTCGCCTATCTTCTGTGCCAACTTATACAACGTTGCTAGCACGAACATTGTTGTTTT CAAATGGAGTTTCAACTTTTGCAGCAAGTCAGCAGAAATGCTTTCAGCCACGTGATTCTCGTG GTGAAATATTATTATGA
- the LOC141670771 gene encoding uncharacterized protein LOC141670771 isoform X2, with amino-acid sequence MASAYSHPKFLSRLCFLLPSGISEVSGVNQVLDFAVSQYQNLIRLSSVPTYTTLLARTLLFSNGVSTFAASQQKCFQPRDSRVKLKIKSFKVPEHLF; translated from the exons ATGGCTTCAGCCTACTCCCACCCCAAGTTCCTCAGTCGGCTATGTTTCCTCTTGCCCTCAGGTATAAGTGAAG TGAGTGGAGTTAATCAG GTACTGGACTTTGCTGTTTCCCAGTACCAGAATTTGATTCGCCTATCTTCTGTGCCAACTTATACAACGTTGCTAGCACGAACATTGTTGTTTT CAAATGGAGTTTCAACTTTTGCAGCAAGTCAGCAGAAATGCTTTCAGCCACGTGATTCTCGTG TGAAGCtaaagattaaatcttttaagGTTCCAGAGCATTTATTTTGA